Proteins encoded within one genomic window of Brachybacterium avium:
- a CDS encoding YeeE/YedE family protein has product MILTGLFLGAVLGYVLQRSRFCVTGAFRDLYMARSARYFVPFLLAIAIQAIGVAALTGMGVIAPEPASFAPLAVIGGGLLFGVGIIMAGGCATGTYYRAGEGLIGSWVALVFYALFAAVMKYGPLGVFTEAARARTTADATLQETLGVSVWVPTILFSALVAVLVVRQVRRSAARQAGRKSVRLPARRTGLGHYLADIPWNPWVGGVLLGILAIAAWVLSTAAGRNGGLGITTPSAKIVTFLTTGDVTLVDWSVMLVLGILVGSFIAAKLTGEFRWRVPDVNTILRSAGGGVAMGVGAALAGGCTIGNSLVETSLFSYQGWVSFVAIMLGTWGAAWFFLVRPQKAAADSRQSPVLTPAA; this is encoded by the coding sequence ATGATACTCACCGGATTGTTCCTCGGCGCCGTGCTCGGCTATGTCCTGCAGCGCTCCCGGTTCTGCGTCACCGGCGCGTTCCGGGATCTGTACATGGCCCGCTCGGCGCGCTACTTCGTCCCTTTCCTCCTCGCCATCGCGATCCAGGCCATCGGCGTCGCGGCGCTGACCGGCATGGGCGTGATCGCCCCGGAGCCGGCCAGTTTCGCGCCGTTGGCCGTGATCGGCGGCGGGCTGCTCTTCGGCGTCGGCATCATCATGGCCGGTGGCTGCGCGACCGGCACCTACTATCGCGCCGGTGAGGGGCTGATCGGCTCATGGGTGGCGCTGGTCTTCTACGCCCTGTTCGCCGCGGTCATGAAGTACGGCCCGCTGGGCGTTTTCACCGAGGCCGCTCGCGCCCGCACCACTGCCGACGCGACCCTCCAGGAGACCCTCGGCGTGAGCGTCTGGGTACCCACGATCCTCTTCTCCGCACTTGTCGCCGTGCTCGTGGTGCGCCAGGTGCGCAGGAGCGCCGCCCGACAGGCCGGCCGCAAGAGCGTGCGCCTGCCCGCCCGGCGCACCGGTCTCGGCCACTACCTCGCCGACATCCCCTGGAACCCCTGGGTGGGCGGCGTACTGCTGGGGATCCTCGCGATTGCCGCCTGGGTGCTCTCCACCGCCGCCGGCCGCAATGGCGGCCTGGGCATCACCACGCCCTCGGCCAAGATCGTCACCTTCCTCACCACCGGGGATGTGACCCTCGTGGACTGGTCCGTGATGCTCGTGCTCGGCATCCTGGTCGGCTCCTTCATCGCCGCGAAGCTCACCGGTGAGTTCCGCTGGCGGGTGCCGGATGTCAACACCATCCTGCGCAGCGCCGGAGGCGGCGTCGCCATGGGTGTGGGTGCCGCGCTCGCCGGCGGCTGCACCATCGGCAACTCCCTGGTGGAGACCAGTCTGTTCAGCTACCAGGGCTGGGTCTCCTTCGTCGCGATCATGCTCGGCACCTGGGGAGCCGCCTGGTTCTTCCTGGTGCGCCCGCAGAAGGCCGCCGCTGACAGCCGGCAGTCCCCCGTGCTCACCCCCGCCGCCTGA
- a CDS encoding ABC transporter substrate-binding protein, translating to MGRSANVTAGTATRRGVLGGGLGLGLSAVLAACGGAAAPAQQFDLEGLPVKGGSLRVGFVGGGASDTLDGANATNLGDIARAVSMYNTLLYFDDDYVLQPMLATSVTPNDDATVWTAELRDDITFSDGRPITVEDVISSFERIVDPEDPKSGAASLSHLRDMVKLDERTLEFRLDTSDTALDETFGLYTSIIVPTDFDVAAPVGSGPFMLESFTAAQSTVLRRNPHYWGEEGPYLDEVSLLNFNDTDALINSLLSNQVDAIAQIPPALTEVIASDQRIKILNSETGMYLPFTMRVDKAPFDDERVRQAFRLAAHREGMIEQVLSGKGTIANDMFAAFDPAYPGELPQRTQDIAEAKRLLAEAGHPDGLEVELVTAPIQAGVVEAAQVFAEQAAEAGITVTINRMDLTAYWTDYLNYDFSQSFWYTRNFLAQSNAAVMPGAPFNETHWEDEEFTALVEQARAEVDDAARGELVAQAQEILYDRGGYLIWGFANQIDAYQGYVGGFVENRTGIPLSGFRLDRVWIGEAA from the coding sequence GTGGGGCGCTCTGCGAACGTCACGGCGGGTACCGCGACTCGCCGTGGAGTCCTCGGGGGAGGGCTCGGGCTGGGACTGAGTGCCGTTCTCGCTGCATGCGGTGGGGCCGCAGCTCCCGCCCAGCAGTTCGATCTCGAGGGGCTGCCGGTCAAGGGTGGCTCGCTGCGGGTCGGCTTCGTCGGCGGCGGCGCCTCGGACACTCTGGACGGCGCGAATGCCACCAACCTCGGCGACATCGCCCGGGCCGTGAGCATGTACAACACGCTGCTGTACTTCGATGACGACTACGTGCTGCAGCCCATGCTCGCCACCTCCGTCACCCCGAACGACGACGCCACCGTCTGGACCGCCGAGCTGCGCGACGACATCACCTTCAGCGACGGGCGGCCGATCACGGTCGAGGACGTCATCTCCAGCTTCGAGCGGATCGTCGACCCCGAGGATCCGAAGTCCGGAGCCGCCTCGCTCAGCCATCTCCGGGACATGGTGAAGCTCGACGAGCGCACGCTCGAGTTCCGGCTCGACACCTCCGACACCGCACTGGACGAGACCTTCGGCCTCTACACCTCGATCATCGTCCCCACCGACTTCGACGTCGCGGCACCGGTGGGCTCCGGCCCCTTCATGCTCGAGAGCTTCACCGCCGCGCAGTCCACCGTGCTGCGCCGCAACCCGCACTACTGGGGCGAGGAGGGTCCCTACCTCGACGAGGTCAGCCTGCTGAACTTCAACGACACCGATGCGCTGATCAACTCGCTGCTGTCCAATCAGGTCGACGCCATCGCGCAGATCCCGCCGGCGCTCACCGAGGTCATCGCCTCGGACCAGCGGATCAAGATCCTCAACTCCGAGACCGGCATGTACCTGCCCTTCACCATGCGCGTGGACAAGGCGCCGTTCGACGACGAGCGCGTGCGCCAGGCCTTCCGCCTGGCCGCGCACCGCGAGGGGATGATCGAGCAGGTCCTCTCCGGCAAGGGCACCATCGCCAATGACATGTTCGCCGCCTTCGACCCGGCCTACCCCGGGGAGCTGCCCCAGCGCACCCAGGACATCGCCGAGGCGAAGCGGCTGCTGGCGGAGGCCGGACACCCCGACGGCCTCGAGGTGGAGCTGGTCACCGCCCCCATCCAGGCCGGCGTCGTCGAAGCCGCCCAGGTGTTCGCCGAGCAGGCGGCCGAGGCCGGCATCACCGTGACGATCAACCGCATGGACCTCACCGCCTACTGGACCGACTACCTCAACTACGACTTCTCGCAGTCGTTCTGGTACACCCGCAACTTCCTCGCGCAGTCGAACGCCGCGGTGATGCCGGGCGCCCCGTTCAACGAGACGCACTGGGAGGACGAGGAGTTCACCGCGCTGGTCGAGCAGGCCCGCGCCGAGGTCGACGACGCGGCCCGCGGTGAGCTCGTCGCCCAGGCCCAGGAGATCCTGTACGACCGCGGCGGCTACCTCATCTGGGGCTTCGCGAACCAGATCGACGCCTATCAGGGATATGTCGGCGGCTTCGTCGAGAACCGCACCGGGATCCCGCTGTCCGGGTTCCGGCTGGACCGCGTATGGATCGGAGAAGCCGCATGA
- a CDS encoding ABC transporter ATP-binding protein, whose protein sequence is MSRARRVQETLTPTGAPMVEGSAWHSTVESGGDVLEIEDLRIVTTSGGRPIIQGVDLRLRQGELLALVGESGSGKTTVGLAVLGRFRRGLTHVGGTVTVHPSNGTSAAVMTDLGEEALRRLRGSRVSYIPQDPALSLNPAMRVGEQISEVLKIHEFGADDAERTERVRGVLREVGLPDDDAYRRRWPHELSGGQQQRIGIAMAFAMYPDVLVLDEPTTGLDVSTQAVVLETIREMTVKNSVAGLYITHDLAVVAEIADRVAVMLQGELVEEGPTADVLGAPQHRYTRTLLAAVPDLAGKNNIGEFEARRKAVQAAEAGEAERPATTSTPREAGTAAAPATEPAPGDPLLEVRDVSLSYGTKQVLTSVDLTLRTGECTLLLGESGSGKTTLSRSIAGLLDHWSGSVRYQEKELPRSTRRRSLAQRQDIQYVFQSPFSSLNPRRTLGQSLAVPLEMSGELSAPQRRERVREALDSVRLGRSFFDRRPGDLSGGERQRAAIARALVNMPRVLVCDEITSALDVSVQASIIDLLSHLRQERGLSMLFVTHNIALARHVAERVAVLDHGVIVDDGPTDQVLTAPDHRYTEELLQNIPTL, encoded by the coding sequence ATGTCGAGAGCACGCAGGGTCCAGGAGACCCTCACACCCACCGGCGCGCCCATGGTCGAGGGCTCGGCCTGGCACAGCACCGTCGAGAGCGGCGGCGACGTCCTCGAGATCGAGGACCTGAGGATCGTGACCACCTCGGGTGGCCGCCCGATCATCCAGGGAGTCGATCTGCGCCTGCGCCAGGGCGAGCTGCTCGCGCTGGTCGGGGAGTCCGGTTCCGGCAAGACCACGGTGGGACTGGCCGTGCTCGGCCGCTTCCGTCGCGGGCTGACCCATGTGGGCGGCACGGTCACGGTCCACCCCTCCAACGGCACCTCCGCTGCGGTGATGACCGACCTGGGCGAGGAGGCGCTGCGTCGCCTGCGAGGCTCACGCGTCTCCTACATCCCGCAGGATCCGGCACTGTCGCTGAATCCGGCCATGCGCGTCGGTGAGCAGATCAGCGAAGTGCTCAAGATCCACGAGTTCGGAGCCGACGACGCCGAGCGGACCGAGCGCGTGCGCGGCGTGCTGCGCGAGGTCGGGCTGCCGGATGACGACGCCTACCGGCGCCGCTGGCCCCATGAGCTCTCCGGCGGTCAGCAGCAGCGCATCGGCATCGCGATGGCCTTCGCGATGTACCCCGACGTGCTGGTGCTCGACGAGCCGACGACCGGGTTGGACGTGTCCACCCAGGCCGTGGTGCTCGAGACCATCCGCGAGATGACGGTCAAGAACAGCGTGGCCGGTCTCTACATCACCCACGACCTCGCGGTGGTCGCCGAGATCGCCGACCGCGTGGCGGTCATGCTCCAGGGCGAGCTGGTGGAGGAAGGTCCCACGGCCGACGTGCTCGGTGCCCCGCAGCACCGCTACACCCGCACCCTGCTCGCCGCAGTCCCCGACCTCGCCGGGAAGAACAACATCGGCGAGTTCGAGGCGCGCCGCAAGGCCGTCCAGGCCGCAGAGGCGGGAGAGGCCGAGCGGCCCGCGACCACCAGCACTCCTCGCGAGGCCGGCACGGCGGCGGCCCCGGCCACCGAGCCGGCCCCCGGTGATCCGCTGCTCGAGGTGCGCGACGTATCGCTGTCCTACGGCACGAAGCAGGTGCTCACCAGCGTCGACCTCACTCTGCGCACCGGCGAGTGCACCTTGCTGCTGGGGGAGTCCGGCTCGGGCAAGACCACCCTCTCGCGGTCGATCGCCGGTCTGCTGGACCACTGGTCCGGATCGGTCAGGTACCAGGAGAAGGAGCTGCCGCGGTCCACCCGCCGGCGCAGCCTCGCCCAGCGGCAGGACATCCAGTACGTCTTCCAGTCCCCGTTCTCCTCGCTGAACCCGCGCCGCACGCTGGGCCAGTCCCTCGCCGTGCCGCTGGAGATGTCCGGCGAGCTCAGCGCGCCCCAGCGCAGGGAACGGGTCCGCGAGGCGCTGGACTCGGTGCGGCTGGGGAGGTCCTTCTTCGACCGTCGGCCGGGAGACCTCTCCGGCGGTGAGCGTCAGCGCGCGGCCATCGCCCGGGCGCTGGTGAACATGCCGCGGGTGCTGGTGTGCGACGAGATCACCTCGGCGCTGGACGTCTCGGTGCAGGCCAGCATCATCGATCTGCTCAGCCATCTGCGGCAGGAGCGGGGGCTGTCGATGCTCTTCGTGACCCACAACATCGCCCTGGCCCGCCACGTGGCCGAGCGCGTCGCCGTGCTGGATCACGGCGTGATCGTCGACGATGGACCGACGGACCAGGTGCTCACCGCGCCGGACCACCGTTACACCGAGGAGCTGCTGCAGAACATCCCGACCCTCTGA
- a CDS encoding TetR family transcriptional regulator C-terminal domain-containing protein, whose translation MADAVSVPATTPAGAVPSTGEAASSSAEAVRGRVRSCIEESGLAQREFARRIELEETKLSKALKGTRRFSPAELVRIATVGGVTVNWLVSGSDSASGPAAVPTAASLPLRGREAPEQGRRRQTIVETAWALFASRGLHAVKISEIAAEAGVSTAAVYHYFSGKRELFEETLRYSVKLAFDRQVASLHLISGPRERLEHLIGLQLPAGGARAQEFAIWLQAWSEVAVGAGSQQNHAFAYQRWYRTVHDVLREGQESGVFTAEPLEDLTTQLTSLIDGLGIKVLVGTISVEQMASQIHRFLERLVVARP comes from the coding sequence ATGGCCGACGCCGTTTCCGTCCCGGCGACCACGCCGGCCGGAGCCGTGCCCTCGACCGGAGAGGCGGCGAGCTCCTCCGCGGAGGCCGTCCGCGGGCGGGTCCGTTCCTGCATCGAGGAGTCCGGTCTGGCCCAGCGCGAGTTCGCGCGCCGTATCGAGCTCGAGGAGACCAAGCTGTCCAAAGCGCTGAAGGGCACCCGCCGCTTCAGCCCGGCCGAGCTGGTACGGATCGCGACCGTCGGTGGCGTCACCGTGAACTGGCTGGTCTCCGGCTCGGACTCGGCCTCCGGACCGGCTGCGGTCCCCACTGCGGCGAGCCTGCCCCTTCGGGGGCGGGAGGCCCCGGAGCAGGGGCGCAGGCGGCAGACGATCGTCGAGACCGCCTGGGCGCTGTTCGCCTCCCGCGGCCTGCACGCGGTGAAGATCTCCGAGATCGCCGCCGAGGCCGGGGTCAGCACCGCTGCGGTCTACCACTACTTCTCCGGCAAGCGCGAGCTGTTCGAGGAGACGCTGCGCTACTCGGTCAAGCTCGCCTTCGACCGGCAGGTCGCCTCCCTGCACCTGATCTCCGGCCCGCGCGAGCGGCTCGAGCACCTCATCGGCCTGCAGCTGCCCGCAGGTGGCGCCCGTGCGCAGGAGTTCGCGATCTGGTTGCAGGCCTGGTCCGAGGTCGCCGTCGGCGCCGGCTCCCAGCAGAATCATGCCTTCGCCTACCAGCGGTGGTACCGCACGGTGCACGACGTGCTCCGTGAGGGACAGGAGTCGGGGGTGTTCACCGCCGAGCCGCTCGAGGACCTCACCACCCAGCTGACCAGCCTGATCGACGGGCTCGGCATCAAGGTGCTGGTCGGCACGATCAGCGTCGAGCAGATGGCCTCCCAGATCCATCGCTTCCTCGAACGCCTCGTCGTCGCCCGTCCCTGA
- a CDS encoding sulfurtransferase TusA family protein: protein MPAFTLQTNGAVCPFPLIDAKNAMQQLNSGDDLIIGFDCTQATDSLPQWAAEDGHEVVAFDRVGEAGWTITVRKGA from the coding sequence GTGCCTGCCTTCACCCTCCAGACCAACGGCGCCGTCTGCCCCTTCCCGCTGATCGACGCGAAGAACGCCATGCAGCAGCTGAACTCGGGTGATGACCTCATCATCGGCTTCGACTGCACCCAGGCCACCGATTCCCTGCCCCAGTGGGCGGCGGAGGACGGCCACGAAGTGGTCGCCTTCGACCGGGTGGGCGAAGCGGGGTGGACGATCACGGTGCGCAAGGGCGCATGA
- a CDS encoding 3-keto-5-aminohexanoate cleavage protein has protein sequence MSRKVILTCAVTGAGDTAAKSEHVPVTPEQIAADAIAAARAGASVVHIHVRDIETTQGSRDVELYSEVVRLIGESDVDPVINLTAGMGGDLTVDPSDPTRELGKLKGTDLVSGLDRLPHVEKLRPEICTLDCGSLNFGEGSQLYVSTPDMLREGAARIKELGVKPEMEIFDTGQLWFANVMVAEGLIAPPPMYQLCMGIPYGAPVDTGLLDAMVHMLPEGAQWTSFAIGRDQLRWVAQSVLLGGHARVGLEDNLYLRKGVKATNAQLVEEAGKIIDSLGDQIATPDEARDILQLDRKALSA, from the coding sequence ATGAGCCGCAAGGTCATCCTCACCTGCGCCGTCACCGGCGCCGGCGACACCGCCGCCAAGAGCGAGCACGTACCCGTCACCCCCGAGCAGATCGCCGCCGACGCGATCGCCGCCGCCCGCGCCGGTGCCTCCGTCGTGCACATTCACGTGCGCGATATCGAGACCACGCAGGGCTCGCGCGACGTGGAGCTGTACAGCGAGGTGGTGCGCCTGATCGGCGAGAGCGACGTCGATCCCGTCATCAACCTCACCGCCGGCATGGGGGGTGACCTCACGGTCGACCCCAGCGATCCCACCCGGGAGCTGGGCAAGCTCAAGGGGACCGACCTGGTCAGCGGCCTGGACCGGCTGCCGCATGTCGAGAAGCTGCGCCCGGAGATCTGCACCCTGGACTGCGGTTCGCTGAACTTCGGCGAGGGCAGCCAGCTCTACGTCAGCACCCCGGACATGCTCCGCGAGGGCGCTGCCCGCATCAAGGAGCTCGGGGTCAAGCCGGAGATGGAGATCTTCGATACCGGGCAGCTGTGGTTCGCGAACGTCATGGTGGCCGAGGGCCTCATCGCCCCGCCGCCGATGTACCAGCTGTGCATGGGCATCCCCTACGGCGCCCCCGTCGACACCGGCCTGCTGGACGCCATGGTGCACATGCTGCCCGAGGGGGCGCAGTGGACATCCTTCGCCATCGGCCGCGACCAGCTGCGCTGGGTGGCGCAGTCGGTGCTGCTGGGCGGGCACGCCCGGGTGGGCCTGGAGGACAACCTCTACCTGCGCAAGGGCGTCAAGGCCACCAATGCTCAGCTCGTCGAGGAGGCCGGGAAGATCATCGACTCCCTCGGCGACCAGATCGCCACGCCCGACGAGGCCCGCGACATCCTCCAGCTCGACCGGAAGGCTCTCTCCGCATGA
- a CDS encoding thioesterase family protein, whose amino-acid sequence MSALPAFRTPVRQEWIDYNGHLSEAYYVLVFGFATDAVMEQIGLGAAEREQAGSSLYTVEAHVRYLQEVPRGAELVVTTAIAGAAAKKLHLAHEMRVDGELVATEEILALHVAGDPARSAPFPEPVATRIAGIAAAGPAGAEGIPAADGAAESLGASVTPPDWVGRAIRL is encoded by the coding sequence ATGAGTGCGCTGCCCGCCTTCCGCACCCCGGTGCGCCAGGAGTGGATCGACTACAACGGCCATCTCTCCGAGGCGTACTACGTGCTCGTGTTCGGCTTCGCCACCGACGCGGTGATGGAGCAGATCGGGCTGGGCGCCGCCGAGCGCGAGCAGGCCGGCTCCTCGCTGTACACCGTCGAGGCGCATGTGCGGTACCTGCAGGAGGTGCCCCGCGGTGCGGAGCTGGTGGTGACCACCGCGATCGCCGGTGCCGCGGCCAAGAAGCTGCACCTGGCGCACGAGATGCGGGTGGATGGGGAGCTGGTCGCGACCGAGGAGATCCTGGCGCTGCACGTGGCCGGGGACCCGGCCCGGTCCGCGCCCTTCCCCGAGCCGGTCGCGACCCGGATCGCCGGCATCGCGGCCGCGGGGCCTGCCGGGGCCGAGGGGATCCCAGCGGCCGACGGGGCCGCCGAGAGCCTCGGCGCCTCCGTCACCCCGCCCGACTGGGTGGGGCGCGCGATCCGTCTCTGA
- a CDS encoding ABC transporter permease gives MIAKLIIRRLAISLVILLAVSLLVFGATLLLPGDPARAILGQQATPERIAALHQQMHLDQPAWQRYLSWLGGLFTGDLGTSAASGQPVIDLLADRARASVFLMVAAALISIPAGLALGIWSALRRGRAADSAITGISLVLAALPEFVIGIALVALFATTVMSILPAVTMSPPGSQVWDFPAQLILPTAVLVLVVTPYIARMMRATMLEVLDSGYVEMARLKGVPERRVILRHALPHAIGPVAQVVAIQLAWMAGGVVVVEFLFRYPGLGQALIEAVDYRDVQVVQAVTMIVAVIYIVVNLLADVVGILANPKLRTGGGK, from the coding sequence ATGATCGCCAAGCTCATCATCCGTCGGCTGGCCATCAGCCTCGTCATCCTGCTGGCAGTCTCCCTGCTGGTCTTCGGTGCGACCCTGCTCCTGCCGGGCGACCCGGCCCGAGCGATCCTGGGCCAGCAGGCGACCCCCGAGCGGATCGCCGCCCTGCACCAGCAGATGCATCTCGATCAGCCCGCCTGGCAGCGCTACCTGTCCTGGCTCGGTGGCCTGTTCACCGGTGATCTGGGCACCTCGGCGGCCTCCGGCCAGCCGGTCATCGACCTGCTGGCCGACCGTGCCCGCGCCTCGGTGTTCCTCATGGTCGCCGCCGCGCTGATCAGCATCCCGGCCGGTCTCGCGCTGGGCATCTGGTCCGCACTGCGCCGCGGCCGGGCCGCGGACAGCGCCATCACGGGCATCTCGCTGGTGCTCGCGGCCCTGCCCGAGTTCGTGATCGGCATCGCCCTGGTGGCACTGTTCGCCACCACCGTGATGAGCATCCTGCCCGCGGTGACCATGTCCCCGCCGGGATCGCAGGTCTGGGACTTCCCGGCCCAGCTGATCCTGCCCACCGCGGTGCTGGTGCTGGTGGTGACCCCGTACATCGCCCGGATGATGCGCGCGACCATGCTCGAGGTGCTCGACTCCGGCTATGTGGAGATGGCCCGGCTCAAGGGCGTCCCCGAGCGCCGCGTGATCCTGCGCCACGCCCTGCCCCACGCGATCGGACCGGTCGCCCAGGTGGTCGCGATCCAGCTGGCGTGGATGGCCGGCGGCGTGGTCGTGGTCGAGTTCCTGTTCCGCTATCCCGGGCTCGGCCAGGCCCTCATCGAAGCGGTCGACTACCGCGATGTGCAGGTGGTGCAGGCGGTGACCATGATCGTCGCGGTCATCTACATCGTCGTGAACCTGCTGGCGGACGTCGTCGGCATCCTGGCCAACCCGAAGCTGCGCACCGGAGGTGGCAAGTGA
- a CDS encoding serine hydrolase domain-containing protein — protein MSTSTVPSGDPSAVTVRACEGLPGDIAERLVEIFGRHLAASEGGMAFSVHRAGQPLLQLHGGQAAPGRPWTADTMAVLFSGTKGLTATLAALLIGRGQLDPEAPVAQYWPEFAAAGKGQVRIHHLLDHTVGLPYVDPDPATDAERLDNHLMAERLAAQPTLWEPGTKIAYHALTYGYLLAEVLRRVSGRSVGELLRTELAEPFGLDVHLGLPESEEARVAPVFRAAGYRISTYLQDDPERRAIVDRMYGSSLTAENPPFNTRAHHAAELAAGGGIGTADAMARMYSLLIAADAPLLPADTLARATRTWSQGTDTINDRPVRFGLGYELDDPIGTYGPVRPAFGHTGAGGGLHGAWPEQDLAFSFLPNEMQSEDVDRRVKDLLEVLAEAA, from the coding sequence ATGTCCACATCCACCGTTCCCTCAGGTGATCCGTCCGCGGTCACCGTCCGCGCCTGCGAGGGACTGCCCGGCGACATCGCTGAGCGTCTCGTCGAGATCTTCGGTCGCCACCTCGCCGCCTCCGAGGGTGGGATGGCGTTCTCCGTCCACCGCGCCGGGCAGCCGCTGCTGCAGCTGCACGGCGGGCAGGCAGCACCCGGCCGGCCATGGACCGCGGACACTATGGCGGTGCTGTTCTCCGGCACGAAGGGGCTCACGGCCACCCTCGCCGCGCTCCTCATCGGCCGCGGGCAGCTGGATCCCGAGGCCCCGGTCGCGCAGTACTGGCCGGAGTTCGCGGCAGCCGGGAAGGGGCAGGTGCGGATCCACCACCTGCTGGACCACACCGTCGGCCTGCCCTACGTCGACCCCGATCCGGCCACGGATGCCGAGAGGCTCGACAACCATCTGATGGCCGAGCGCCTCGCCGCCCAGCCCACGCTGTGGGAGCCGGGCACGAAGATCGCCTACCACGCCCTGACCTACGGCTACCTGCTGGCGGAGGTGCTGCGCCGGGTCAGCGGGCGCAGTGTCGGAGAGCTGCTGCGCACCGAGCTGGCAGAGCCCTTCGGACTCGATGTCCACCTGGGACTGCCGGAGTCGGAGGAGGCGCGGGTCGCTCCGGTGTTCCGTGCCGCGGGCTACCGGATCTCCACCTACCTGCAGGACGATCCGGAGCGGCGCGCGATCGTGGACCGGATGTACGGCAGCAGCCTGACCGCCGAGAACCCCCCGTTCAACACCCGCGCCCACCACGCCGCAGAGCTCGCCGCCGGCGGCGGGATCGGCACGGCCGACGCGATGGCGAGGATGTACTCCCTGCTCATCGCCGCCGACGCACCGCTGCTCCCGGCCGACACCCTGGCCCGCGCCACTCGCACCTGGTCCCAGGGCACGGACACGATCAACGACCGGCCGGTGCGCTTCGGCCTCGGCTATGAGCTCGATGACCCCATCGGCACCTACGGCCCGGTGCGCCCCGCCTTCGGCCACACCGGCGCCGGCGGCGGGCTGCACGGTGCCTGGCCCGAGCAGGACCTCGCCTTCTCCTTCCTGCCCAACGAGATGCAGAGCGAGGACGTGGACCGGCGGGTCAAGGACCTGCTGGAGGTGCTGGCGGAGGCCGCGTAG
- a CDS encoding 3-hydroxyacyl-CoA dehydrogenase NAD-binding domain-containing protein yields the protein MTTASAAPTPDPQPPEVAEVTTIACVGIGTIGGGWAAYFLSRGYRVQAWDPSPEAGDRVRALIDAAWPALTQLGLAEGADPHAISIHTDLAEALDGAQFVQESAPEVLEMKQQLLADIDAHAAPGVIIASSTSGYSMTEMAVDAATPERLVVGHPFNPPYLIPLVEVVGGEQTSPAAVDWVSAWYEHLGKSVITMDHEVPGFIANRLQEALWREALHMVDNGEATVEQIDRSITDGPGLRWPLQGPMLTFHLAGGPGGMAHMLDHFGPSLKSPWTRLEAPELTEELRGAVVAGCDDEADGRTVPELVAQRDQAIIAVRQVIEQLRRGSAA from the coding sequence ATGACCACTGCATCCGCTGCTCCCACCCCCGACCCGCAGCCGCCCGAGGTCGCGGAGGTCACCACGATCGCCTGCGTCGGCATCGGCACCATCGGCGGCGGCTGGGCCGCCTACTTCCTCTCCCGCGGCTACCGGGTCCAGGCCTGGGACCCCTCGCCCGAGGCCGGGGACCGGGTCCGCGCGCTCATCGACGCTGCCTGGCCCGCACTGACCCAGCTGGGGTTGGCCGAGGGCGCCGATCCGCACGCCATCTCCATCCACACCGATCTGGCCGAGGCGCTCGACGGCGCCCAGTTCGTGCAGGAGAGCGCCCCCGAGGTTCTGGAGATGAAGCAGCAGCTGCTGGCGGACATCGATGCGCACGCCGCCCCGGGCGTCATCATCGCCTCCTCCACCTCCGGCTACTCGATGACGGAGATGGCGGTGGACGCGGCCACTCCCGAGCGGCTGGTCGTCGGCCACCCCTTCAATCCGCCCTACCTGATCCCGCTGGTCGAGGTGGTCGGTGGCGAGCAGACCTCGCCCGCGGCCGTCGACTGGGTCTCTGCCTGGTACGAGCACCTGGGCAAGTCCGTGATCACGATGGACCACGAGGTGCCCGGCTTCATCGCCAACCGGCTGCAGGAGGCGCTGTGGCGGGAGGCGCTGCACATGGTGGACAACGGCGAGGCGACGGTCGAGCAGATCGACCGCTCCATCACCGACGGTCCCGGCCTGCGCTGGCCCCTGCAGGGCCCCATGCTCACCTTCCACCTGGCCGGCGGGCCCGGCGGGATGGCCCACATGCTCGACCACTTCGGGCCCTCGCTGAAGTCCCCCTGGACTCGGCTGGAGGCCCCGGAGCTGACCGAGGAGCTGCGCGGCGCCGTGGTGGCAGGCTGCGATGACGAGGCCGACGGGCGCACCGTGCCCGAGCTCGTCGCCCAGCGCGACCAGGCCATCATCGCGGTGCGCCAGGTCATCGAGCAGCTGCGCCGAGGCTCCGCGGCATGA